A single Saccharolobus shibatae B12 DNA region contains:
- a CDS encoding ATP-binding protein yields the protein MVCEIPRVTVTTWSSKSVVLVGPTYRKYLEKALDVVRNNEVASVVGQPGMGKTTLLKKIEEVTKSNNLTIYLDLANKQNMDEEFWTKINQFELREKVLPELQKVKSKLGYSFWKKITGVKFEDWLLKICNKYDNPFLRVYCFNYERNFDGMINALRDMKNLGKPVLLIDEIRDYHLSLIHRLINAGLEIPIVLAMPTEIYSKISDLAIRRRIEESRIPLDDALTTEDIKEIVEAYCKDLAEDILPIIITLWSSKEITNVSSILQFIRNEMDKVEKVCEKNDVECIRNELRKYTSLRNPEDDAKEFEKKVRDLLSNISKEFGISYVHPRGKRIEIDGKSLVVGLFFIADNQVFLGDVVFTNDGRLHNEEELKLLSKVEEVEHEKKIYKVGGRFIITNINININDIYVLNIPTLEVVKILNGDIFLLEERIKILFDQYQTFTRNETESLAL from the coding sequence GTGGTTTGTGAAATACCAAGAGTAACTGTAACTACTTGGTCATCTAAAAGTGTCGTATTGGTAGGTCCAACTTATAGAAAATACTTGGAAAAGGCGCTTGATGTGGTAAGAAATAACGAGGTAGCGTCAGTAGTTGGACAGCCCGGAATGGGAAAGACTACGTTGCTAAAGAAAATAGAGGAAGTAACGAAAAGTAATAACTTAACAATTTACCTAGACTTAGCTAATAAGCAAAATATGGATGAGGAGTTCTGGACCAAGATTAATCAATTCGAATTGAGGGAAAAGGTTCTACCTGAATTGCAAAAGGTAAAAAGTAAACTTGGATATTCGTTTTGGAAAAAAATTACTGGAGTAAAATTTGAGGACTGGCTATTGAAGATTTGTAATAAATATGATAACCCCTTCTTAAGGGTTTACTGTTTTAACTACGAGAGGAATTTCGATGGAATGATCAACGCGTTAAGAGATATGAAGAACTTAGGTAAGCCAGTGTTACTAATTGATGAAATAAGAGATTATCACTTAAGCCTAATACACAGACTAATTAACGCAGGACTTGAAATACCAATAGTTTTGGCAATGCCTACTGAAATTTACAGCAAGATTTCTGACCTAGCAATAAGAAGGAGGATTGAGGAGAGCAGAATTCCATTAGATGACGCCTTAACAACTGAGGACATAAAGGAAATTGTCGAGGCGTATTGTAAGGATCTAGCAGAGGATATTTTACCCATAATTATTACATTGTGGAGTAGTAAGGAGATAACCAATGTGAGTTCAATATTACAATTTATACGGAATGAAATGGATAAAGTGGAAAAAGTTTGCGAGAAAAACGACGTGGAGTGTATTAGAAACGAATTAAGGAAATACACTAGCTTGAGGAATCCAGAAGATGATGCTAAGGAATTTGAAAAGAAGGTTAGAGATTTACTAAGTAATATAAGTAAAGAGTTTGGGATAAGCTACGTTCATCCAAGAGGAAAGAGAATAGAAATTGACGGAAAGAGTCTAGTAGTGGGTTTGTTCTTCATTGCGGATAATCAAGTATTCTTAGGAGATGTAGTATTCACAAATGACGGGAGATTACATAATGAGGAAGAATTGAAATTGTTAAGTAAAGTTGAGGAAGTTGAACATGAGAAGAAAATATACAAGGTTGGGGGTAGATTCATAATAACTAATATTAATATTAATATTAATGACATCTATGTCCTAAATATTCCTACACTAGAAGTTGTAAAAATATTAAATGGTGACATATTTCTATTAGAAGAGAGAATAAAGATCCTTTTTGATCAATATCAAACGTTTACAAGGAATGAGACAGAAAGCCTCGCCCTTTAG